In the genome of Dermacentor andersoni chromosome 3, qqDerAnde1_hic_scaffold, whole genome shotgun sequence, one region contains:
- the LOC126520740 gene encoding uncharacterized protein: protein MEVIDNFTAWKSSPSLAVSVSMCTRVYKAQAAKTMDAPCVRSKFGVNTTSSYCQSLDPYENPATDVTQKVVVGTSRNIRATDILSTFETRITINSKLCDINKMFANMDIGLALFDLECEDWTRVCPAPTAGLYYNYRFLNVSGQTRLLAASGVASVCP, encoded by the exons ATGGAAGTCATCGACAACTTCACCGCGTGGAAAAGCAGTCCCTCTCTGGCGGTGTCGGTCTCTATGTGCACGCGCGTCTACAAGGCCCAGGCGGCCAAAACGATGGACGCACCCTGCGTGAGAAGCAAGTTCGGCGTCAACACCACTTCCAGC TACTGCCAATCTTTGGACCCGTATGAAAATCCAGCCACTGACGTGACACAAAAGGTTGTGGTCGGGACATCTCGCAATATCAGGGCCACAGACATTCTGAGCACTTTCGAAACCAGAATCACCATCAACTCCAAG TTGTGCGACATCAACAAGATGTTCGCGAACATGGACATCGGCTTGGCGCTGTTTGACCTCGAGTGCGAAGACTGGACTCGGGTATGCCCGGCGCCCACCGCTGGCCTCTACTACAATTACAGGTTCCTCAACGTCAGCGGTCAGACTCGCTTGCTGGCGGCATCCGGAGTGGCCAGCGTTTGCCCGTAG